A region from the Triplophysa rosa linkage group LG4, Trosa_1v2, whole genome shotgun sequence genome encodes:
- the ptprdb gene encoding LOW QUALITY PROTEIN: protein tyrosine phosphatase receptor type Db (The sequence of the model RefSeq protein was modified relative to this genomic sequence to represent the inferred CDS: substituted 1 base at 1 genomic stop codon), which produces MARGHMIYGSTYQSLLLVLLSVLQLARTQTPPRFTRTPTDQIGVQGGVASFVCQATGDPHPKITWSRKGKKVTNQRFEVIDFEDGSGSVLRVQPLRTPRDEAVYECVASNEAGEISASTHLSVLREDQLPSGFPSIDMGPQLKVVERSRTATMLCAASGTPDPEITWFKDFLPIDTHIHGRIKQLRSGALQIDHSEETDQGKYECVATNSEGTRYSTPANLYVRELRDVRRIPPRFSVPPMDYEIMPGGSVNISCQAVGVPMPYVKWMLGAEDLTPEDDMPIGRNVLELTDVRQSANYSCVAMSTLGVIETIAQITVKALPNPPGAPVVMERSATSITLMWDSGNPLPVSYYIIQYRPASSTDPFKEIDAIATTRYSVGGLSPYSHYHFRVVAVNSIGRGPPSQTVEARTAEQAPSSPPRRVRGRMLSGSTAMVQWEEPEEANGQVVGYRVYYTSDPSLPVSQWEKEMVRGANFLNVRDLTPNKTYYIRVLAFTAVGDGPLSSDLHIIAKTGVPSQPTELKAEVKSETSVLLSWIPPAHSGTDAIMGYELIYRLGDQPEQKISFDPSSSYLMKNLKPFSTYIFQLAARSKHGLGAFTGEITIQTPQTQSVPPPQEVTCISPSSTSLLLSWAPPLIDKNGIITGYSIRYVAVEREKDPVQRISDIPSNCFRYRIEGLRKGSLYSVTVAAHMDAGQGPESLPVLVRTQDDVPSAPPRGVDVMVLNATSARVSWKPPVAERQHGVIRGYQVTYVRRTAEERTVSPRIKELLLRDSQPQNDSQQYELILSDLWPNTGYSVTVAAFTSKGDGPRSKPTLIRTKPSLPGLPLLTVASSEDGTVHLNWLPPPAGLSPLLGYRLSYGRADPTLDTFMVLELDDDKRTHSIQSLSPGALXVFRLAARSIWGYGLSAQVTLLIPTVVETTTEDAVTVAGTTEGGNTSVLETILSLTAESINSSSAILRWERLRTTVQIRGYRIWFAVTFSNGTDIAMESDVTEPTVVLTGLRANTEYVARVCVLSKHSPGPCSLPISIKTQPVQEVFAVNFRVKAAMKSSVLLTWESRTTSNKAQPLIISYGDGESVEVDGRLGLKLVTKLKPQSLYTFLLTSKADGTGGLQHRADAMTAPNLLTRKPQLMDKTSSQSIATLQLPAVQGQANVRGFYIVVVPLKRQRGGNFQNIWTDPDEMNIDELLREINGTGRSVRLRRQAEAKPYISAYFQNLPAEFKLGDGRVYGAFLNRPLLNGQEYVCFVLAILELGQNTVYSTSPFSDAVLFSDVEPQPIIDEEEGLLWVVGPVLAVIFIISIVILILLFKSKPDRKRAELEGRKCSFPSNSKAMSSQHPSDPVELRRINFPTAGMTSHPPVSISELPAHIERMKANENLRFSQEYESIDPGQQFSWEHSNLEINKPKNRYANVIAYDHTRVLLSNNDGVPGGDYINANFIDGYRRQGAYIATQGPMPDTFSDFWRLVWEQHTANIIMITKLEEKSRNKCDQYWPSRGTETYGLMQVSLLDKADLATYCVRTFALFKSGCGEKREVRQFQFTAWPDQGVPEHPTPFLAFLRRIKACNPPDAGPIVVHCSAGVGRTGCFIVIDAMLERVKQEKMIDVYGHVTLMRSQRNYMVQTEEQYIFIYDTLLEAVSCGNTEVPARNLYAYIQRLSQTEPPEHISGMEQEFKRLANAKAHNSRFVSASLPCNKFKNRLVNIMPYESTRVCLQPIRGVEGSDYVNGSFIDGYRQQGAYIATQGPLAETVEDYWRMLWEHNSTIVVMLTKLREMGREKCHQYWPSDRSARYQYFVVDPMAEYNMPQYILREFKVTDARDGQSRTVRQFQFTDWPEQGVPKSGEGFIDFIGQVHKTKEQFGQDGPITVHCSAGVGRTGVFITLSIVLERMRYEGVVDIFQTVKMLRTQRPAMVQTEEQYQFCYRAALEYLGSFDHYAT; this is translated from the exons ATGGCCAGAGGTCACATGATCTACGGAAGCACCTATCAGTCACTGCTACTGGTTTTACTGAGCGTGCTCCAGCTGGCGCGTACACAGA CTCCCCCTCGCTTCACCCGGACCCCAACTGATCAAATAGGTGTTCAAGGGGGCGTGGCCTCATTCGTCTGTCAGGCCACGGGAGATCCACACCCCAAAATCACTTGGAGCCGAAAAGGCAAAAAAGTCACCAACCAGAGATTTGAG GTGATAGATTTTGAGGATGGCTCAGGCTCTGTGTTGCGGGTGCAGCCGCTGCGGACTCCCCGCGACGAGGCTGTGTACGAATGTGTGGCATCTAATGAAGCAGGAGAGATCAGCGCCTCGACGCACCTCTCTGTTCTCCGCG AGGACCAGCTTCCCTCTGGTTTCCCGTCTATAGATATGGGTCCGCAGCTGAAGGTGGTGGAGCGTTCTCGTACGGCTACCATGCTGTGCGCTGCCAGCGGAACGCCTGACCCGGAGATCACCTGGTTTAAAGATTTCCTCCCCATAGATACACACATTCACGGGCGGATTAAACAGCTGCGCTCAG GTGCTCTTCAGATCGATCACAGTGAAGAAACAGATCAGGGTAAATACGAGTGTGTCGCCACCAACAGCGAAGGAACACGGTACTCAACACCAGCTAACCTTTACGTCAGAG AGTTGAGAGATG TGCGTCGCATCCCACCTCGCTTCTCTGTGCCGCCGATGGATTATGAGATCATGCCGGGAGGAAGCGTGAATATCTCCTGTCAGGCTGTGGGCGTTCCCATGCCATATGTCAAATGGATGCTGGGAGCCGAGGATTTGACACCAGAAGATGACATGCCTATTGGGCGGAATGTTTTGGAGCTCACTGACGTACGCCAATCTGCCAACTACTCGTGTGTGGCCATGTCTACTTTAGGAGTTATAGAAACCATTGCCCAGATCACGGTTAAAG CCCTTCCCAATCCTCCAGGAGCTCCTGTTGTAATGGAGCGATCTGCCACCAGCATTACACTGATGTGGGACAGCGGGAATCCGCTTCCTGTTTCTTATTACATCATTCAGTATCGCCCCGCCTCCTCCACTGACCCTTTCAAAGAAATCGACGCCATAGCAACGACTCGATACAGCGTGGGTGGACTCAGCCCCTACTCGCACTACCATTTCCGGGTGGTTGCGGTGAATTCGATTGGCCGCGGCCCTCCGAGTCAAACGGTGGAAGCCCGTACGGCCGAGCAGGCACCGAGTTCCCCTCCGCGCCGCGTTAGAGGTCGCATGCTGAGCGGTTCCACGGCGATGGTGCAGTGGGAGGAGCCAGAGGAGGCCAACGGTCAGGTGGTCGGCTATAGGGTTTATTACACATCAGATCCATCGCTACCCGTGAGCCAATGGGAGAAGGAAATGGTTCGCGGGGCCAATTTTTTGAACGTTCGGGACCTGACACCCAACAAAACCTATTATATTCGAGTTCTTGCCTTTACCGCAGTGGGGGATGGACCGCTTTCCAGCGACTTGCATATTATCGCCAAGACAGGAG TCCCATCCCAGCCCACTGAACTGAAGGCAGAGGTGAAATCAGAGACCAGCGTTCTTCTGTCATGGATCCCTCCGGCACACAGTGGCACAGATGCCATTATGGGATACGAGCTCATATACAGGCTTGGAGACCAGCCAGAGCag AAAATATCATTTGATCCCAGCTCCAGTTATCTGATGAAGAATTTGAAGCCGTTTTCCACCTACATATTCCAGCTAGCAGCTCGCAGTAAACACGGCCTGGGGGCATTCACCGGTGAAATCACCATTCAGACTCCCCAGACAC AGTCCGTGCCCCCTCCCCAGGAAGTTACATGCATAAGCCCCTCCTCCACAAGTCTGCTGCTCAGTTGGGCTCCACCCCTCATCGATAAAAATGGAATCATAACAGGGTACTCCATCCGCTATGTGGCTGTAGAAAGAGAGAAGGACCCCGTACAAAGGATCTCAGACATCCCATCTAACTGTTTCCGCTACCGGATAGAGGGACTGAGGAAAGGGTCCCTGTACTCGGTGACTGTCGCCGCCCACATGGATGCCGGTCAAGGGCCAGAGAGCCTACCGGTATTGGTCCGCACACAGGATGATG TGCCCAGCGCACCTCCGCGTGGTGTGGATGTGATGGTCTTAAATGCCACCTCTGCCAGAGTGTCATGGAAACCTCCAGTTGCTGAGCGACAGCATGGAGTGATCCGTGGTTACCAGGTGACATACGTCAGACGCACAGCGGAGGAAAGAACAGTCTCTCCCAGAATTAAGGAACTCCTGTTGAGAGACTCACAG CCACAGAATGATTCGCAACAATAT GAGCTGATTTTGTCTGATCTGTGGCCTAACACAGGATATTCTGTTACCGTGGCTGCATTTACCTCAAAAGGCGATGGGCCACGCAGCAAACCCACTCTCATCAGAACTAAACCCTCAT TGCCAGGGTTGCCCTTGCTGACAGTTGCATCATCGGAAGACGGAACGGTCCACTTAAACTGGCTGCCTCCGCCGGCGGGTCTATCCCCCCTGCTGGGTTACAGGCTGTCATACGGCCGGGCCGACCCCACCTTAGATACCTTCATGGTCCTGGAGCTCGATGAtgacaaacgcacacacagcaTCCAATCTCTGAGTCCCGGGGCGCTGTAAGTGTTCCGCCTCGCCGCCCGCAGCATTTGGGGTTACGGCTTGAGCGCTCAGGTCACACTTTTAATACCGACTGTGGTGGAAACGACCACTGAGGATGCGGTGACAGTTGCAGGGACGACAGAAGGTGGAAACACGAGCGTTCTGGAAACCATTTTATCTTTAACAGCGGAAAGCATTAATTCCTCATCAGCCATCCTGAGATGGGAGCGACTAAGAACCACTGTGCAGATCCGAGGTTACCGCATATGGTTCGCTGTCACTTTTAGTAACGGCACAGACATTGCAATGGAATCGGATGTTACGGAGCCCACAGTTGTTCTTACCGGCCTAAGGGCAAATACTGAGTATGTGGCGCGAGTATGCGTGCTTAGCAAACACAGCCCTGGGCCCTGTAGTCTTCCAATATCCATCAAAACACAACCAGTACAGGAAG tgTTTGCTGTAAACTTTCGAGTGAAAGCTGCCATGAAGAGTTCAGTGCTGCTGACCTGGGAGTCTCGTACCACCAGCAATAAAGCACAGCCTCTCATT ATCTCATATGGTGACGGTGAGAGCGTGGAGGTAGATGGGCGGCTCGGGCTAAAGCTGGTCACTAAGTTAAAGCCTCAATCTCTGTACACCTTCCTGTTAACCAGTAAAGCTGATGGTACTGGAGGCCTGCAGCACCGTGCGGATGCCATGACTGCTCCAAATCTGCTGACCAGGAAACCCCAGCTGATGGACAAAACCAGCTCGCAGAGCATCGCTACGCTTCAGCTGCCCGCTGTTCAGGGACAGGCTAACGTCAG GGGTTTCTACATTGTGGTTGTTCCTCTGAAGAGGCAGAGAGGAGGAAACTTTCAGAATATATGGACCGATCCAGATGAGATGAACATCGATGAG CTGCTGAGAGAGATTAATGGCACAGGTCGCTCCGTGCGTCTGAGGAGGCAGGCGGAGGCAAAGCCGTACATCAGCGCTTATTTCCAGAATCTACCAGCTGAGTTTAAACTAGGAGACGGACGCGTGTACGGCGCATTCCTGAACCGACCGCTTCTCAACGGACAGGAGTATGTCTGCTTCGTTCTGGCTATACTTGAACTGGGCCAGAAT ACTGTCTACTCCACAAGTCCATTCTCCGATGCCGTGCTGTTCTCTGACGTTGAACCGCAGCCGATCATAGACGAGGAGGAGGGGCTTCTTTGGGTTGTGGGGCCGGTGCTGGCCGTCATCTTTATCATCAGTATCGTCATCCTCATCCTTCTCTTTAAAAG CAAACCAGACAG GAAGCGGGCGGAGCTAGAGGGCAGGAAGTGCAGCTTTCCCAGCAACAGTAAAGCCATGAGTTCCCAGCATCCATCTGACCCAGTGGAGCTCCGTAGAATCAACTTCCCCACCGCCG GCATGACCAGCCACCCTCCAGTATCCATCTCCGAACTCCCAGCACACATCGAGAGGATGAAAGCCAACGAAAACCTAAGATTCTCTCAAGAATACGAG TCTATTGATCCAGGCCAGCAGTTCTCATGGGAACATTCTAACCTCGAAATAAACAAGCCAAAGAACAGATACGCCAACGTTATCGCCTACGACCACACCAGAGTATTACTCTCCAACAATGATG GTGTTCCTGGTGGTGACTACATTAATGCCAACTTCATAGACGGGTACCGGCGTCAAGGCGCATACATCGCCACGCAGGGGCCCATGCCAGACACGTTCAGTGACTTTTGGAGATTGGTCTGGGAACAACACACAGCAAATATCATCATGATCACCAAACTTGAGGAGAAGTCAAGG AATAAATGTGATCAGTACTGGCCCAGCAGAGGTACAGAGACATATGGACTGATGCAGGTCTCTTTACTGGACAAGGCGGATCTCGCGACCTACTGCGTCAGGACTTTCGCTCTCTTTAAG AGTGGATGTGGAGAGAAAAGGGAGGTTCGTCAGTTCCAGTTCACAGCATGGCCGGATCAGGGAGTACCTGAACATCCCACTCCATTCCTGGCCTTCCTGAGACGGATCAAGGCCTGCAACCCGCCAGATGCCGGGCCCATTGTGGTCCACTGCAG TGCCGGTGTGGGCCGAACAGGCTGCTTCATCGTGATTGATGCCATGTTGGAGCGCGTGAAGCAGGAGAAGATGATAGATGtgtatggtcatgtgaccttgATGCGATCTCAGCGAAACTACATGGTGCAGACAGAGGAgcagtacatttttatttacgaCACACTGCTTGAGGCCGTCTCCTGCGGCAATACCGAGGTTCCAGCGAGGAACCTCTACGCCTACATCCAGAGACTCTCGCAGACAGAACCGCCAGAACACATCAGCGGAATGGAGCAGGAGTTTAAA CGACTAGCTAACGCCAAAGCACACAACTCCCGATTCGTCAGTGCCAGCCTCCCATGCAATAAGTTCAAAAACCGACTGGTCAATATAATGCCATACGAGAGCACACGTGTCTGCCTGCAGCCAATCAGAGGAGTCGAGGGTTCAGACTATGTCAATGGCAGTTTTATAGACGGCTACAG GCAACAGGGGGCGTATATTGCGACTCAGGGGCCGTTGGCTGAGACTGTAGAAGATTACTGGCGGATGCTTTGGGAACACAATTCGACTATAGTTGTTATGCTCACTAAGCTCAGAGAAATGGGAAGG GAGAAATGTCATCAGTATTGGCCATCAGACAGGTCAGCACGCTACCAGTACTTTGTCGTGGATCCCATGGCGGAGTACAATATGCCTCAATATATACTCAGAGAGTTTAAAGTCACGGACGCAAGG gaCGGTCAGTCAAGAACAGTCCGTCAGTTTCAGTTCACGGATTGGCCAGAGCAGGGCGTGCCAAAATCTGGTGAAGGCTTCATTGATTTCATTGGTCAAgtgcacaaaacaaaagaacagtTTGGTCAGGATGGGCCAATCACAGTACACTGCAG TGCTGGCGTTGGGAGGACGGGTGTGTTTATCACTCTGAGTATAGTGTTGGAGAGGATGCGTTACGAGGGAGTGGTCGACATCTTCCAGACTGTCAAAATGTTGCGTACTCAACGCCCAGCCATGGTGCAGACAGAG GAGCAGTACCAGTTCTGCTATCGAGCGGCGCTGGAATACCTGGGTAGTTTTGATCACTATGCAACATAA